GGTGACGCCAAAGTCTTTCATGAGTTTGACCTGCCTCCTAGTATTCCCTGTAGCTGAAGGCACAACGGTTGCCCCTATCTTCTCAGCGCCATAATGGAAGCCAAGCCCCCCTGTGAACAGGCCGTAGCCTAGGATAACCTGGAAGATGTCGCCCTTTCCAACTCCCGTCATCGTTAGACATCTAGCGATGCAGTCCGACCAGTTTTCCAGGTCTCGTCGAGTATAGAGCACGACAGTTGGGTTTCCAGTAGTACCTGAGGATGTGTGAATCCTCACGACATCTTCCAAAGGGGTAGCTAAGAGCCCGAAAGGATAGTTGTCACGGAGGTCGTCTTTGGTTGTGAGTGGAAGCTTCGTTAAATCTGCCACGGACTTGATAGACTCATAATCTATTCTGTCCCTCTTAAATCTCCGTCTATAGAAGACGCTATTCTCGTATGCATGTTTCACGATAGATCTCAATCTTCTGTCTTGCAGCCTCTCTAACTCTTTCCAGCTCATTTTTTCAATTTTTGGCTGCCAGAACCTGTTGAGTTTCATCTTTCAACTTAACCGTTCTTTCATCTGGCTAAGGCTTTATCCTCTCGGAAGCGAGACTTTCTTGCAGTGTCTCCAAGTGGCTTATCATGTGAAGAAATATGCGGTTATGCGAGGTGAAGCAACCCTTCGCGGAGAGCTTCAATCCCTTCTTAAGGATTCTTTCCAAGTCTTTCAGCAGTTCAGCCATTCTCTCTTTTTCACTATATGGGGGTTTCCTCATCTCTCAACACCTCTTAACAGGCAGTTGGCTCCTTTAAGACAACCCGCTTTGACTTACCCTCATACCTTGGAAGCGTTCCAGGGCTGACAATCTCAACCGTAGGTCGAACGAATATGATGTTTGCAAGCTCCCGCTCAACTTTTTCTTTCAGATCTGAAGACGACTTCTCATTGCTTGGATAAGGTGAGACTTCCACTTTAATTATCATGTCGTGGAGCGATTTTGTCCTATCCACGATGATCTGATATTCCTTTATCTCGGGGAATTTAAATAGGGCCTCCTGGACTGCGGAGGGAAAGACCTTAACACCCTTAAAGTGAATCACGTCGTCAGTTCTCCCACGGATTCTTTTACATCTTGGAAAAGCTTTCCTGCCACACTCGCACGGCTCGTCGTCTAAGATTGTTAAGTCGCCAATACGGTATCTGATTAAAGGCATCCCTTCCCTCGTCAGATGGGTGAAGACCATCTCCCCCTCCTCACCGGGCTCAACGGGCTCTAATGTTTTAGGGTCGATGATCTCCAGGTACCAGTGATCCGCCCAAAAGTGGAAGCCGTTCTCGTATATGCATTCTTGCCCCACCCCAGGCCCTGTCATCTCTGTGGAGCCGTAAACGTCTCTTGCACCCCCTCCACGTTTTTTGAGAGCGAACTCTTCCTCCAATCTTTTACGCATAAGTTCCGTCCACATCTCCGCGCCAGGTATCGTCACCCTCAGCGCCAAGTCCTTCTCTGGGTCGAGCCCCATCTCTTTCACCTTCTCTGCAATATAATATTGATATGAAGGCGTTCCAGTCATAACTGTGGCGTGGTAATCTCTCATCGTCTTGATGAGCGCCTCAGTCCGCCCTACGCTCCAAGGGATTACTGAAGCTCCGACCAGGTGTGCGCTTTGATGAAATCCTATTCCGCCCGTGAAGAGCCCATAGCCGTAGATGTTCATTACAATGTCGCCAGGTCGAACTCCCGCGGCTGTGTAGCTCCGCGCCATCACGTTCATCCATACTTCGTAGTCTTTATAGGTGTATGGGGCGATCGTTGGCGTTCCAGTGGTTCCTGATGTCATGTGCCAACAGATGATCTGTTCACGGGGCACACAGAGGAACGCCCCCCCGTATGGATACGCATTCAGCCTCAAATCCTCCTTAGTTGTGAAGGGGAACCTTACTATATCATCTAGACTTCTGAGGTCGTCAGGCTTAACTTTCATTGCGTCAAATTTCCGCTTGTAGAAGGGGCTATTCTCGTAGACGTAGCGGAGCATACGTTTAAGACGTTTGAACTGTAAGGCTTGAAGTTCACTCTTAGACATTAACTCGATGTAAGGTTCCCAGTATCTTACTTCCTCCAACTCTACTTACCCTCCCCAACTCTGTATTTCCAAATTCTTGTTCTCTACTAGAACTCGATAAGTATAGGGGTTAAAGCTCGGTGGTACAGTTATCTGAAGCTTAGTACGCCATGGGGCCCGTTATCTCCTCCGCAATTATGCGGATTACGCCGTTCAATTCGTCTGTCCTGATTTTCACAGCTCTATCGTGTTGCGTTATGAGGACGTCGGCCTCTTCCACCCATAGGATTTTTCTAATTTTATCTGTGCAGACATTTTGCACGTACACTTTGTACCCCACCTTGTCCTGACTAGTTCTAACTATCTCGAATATCACAGGCTTTGATCTTTTAAGTAAGATATGATATAACTCTATACCTTATATTAGTCTTCCATCTTGAAGTATTGCGTAGATAGAAGATGCCGTGTGGGATTAGCATAATTACGGCTAGCTTCAAATAATTGCGCAGATTCTAAATGATCAAATTCCCACGCCATCTATCTTAGCGGCGCAGTAGGGACACCTTGACTCTTTAATTTTATTCTCTATGATCTGGTAGCCATGGCGGCGAATTAGTATACACCCACAACTATAGCAGTAGGTGTTCTCCCCCTCCTCCCCAGGGACGTTCCCCTCATACACATATCTCAGCCCTGCCTCCAGTCCGATCCTCCTAGCCTCACGTAAGACCATAATTGGGGTCGGATGGAGGTACGCCAACTTGTAGGCTGGATAGAACTGTGTAATATGCCAGGGAATCTCCACACCTACAGATTTTATGAATTCGGCGATGCCCCTGAAGTTTTCCTCAGTATCGTTCAGCGTCGGGATTACCAGAGTCGCCACCTCAACCCAGACCCCCAGAGTCTTATAGAGCTTTATGGCTTCCAAGACTGGATTCAGGTGACCGCCACAATTCTTGAGATAGAACTCTTCAGAGAAACCTTTCAAGTCTATATTAGCGGCATCCAGGTAGCCAGCAATAGCTCTCAACGCCTCAGGCGTAATATAGCCGTTCGTAACGAAGATGTTGCATATGCCATCCTCACGTGCAAGTTTCGCGGTATCGTACGCGTACTCGAAGAATATGGTCGGCTCAGTATAGGTGTAAGCTATTGACCTGCAACCGTACCGTTTTGCCGCAGCAACGATCTCTCTGGGCGATACATCCTCCCCTACTATC
The Candidatus Bathyarchaeia archaeon genome window above contains:
- the amrS gene encoding AmmeMemoRadiSam system radical SAM enzyme — its product is MLKEAMFYERSEGRSVQCYLCPHRCKIAENRRGICGVRENIGGALYSLVYGKAVSMAVDPVEKKPLFHFYPGSEAYSIATVGCNFRCGNCQNYEISQMPKERDKRIVGEDVSPREIVAAAKRYGCRSIAYTYTEPTIFFEYAYDTAKLAREDGICNIFVTNGYITPEALRAIAGYLDAANIDLKGFSEEFYLKNCGGHLNPVLEAIKLYKTLGVWVEVATLVIPTLNDTEENFRGIAEFIKSVGVEIPWHITQFYPAYKLAYLHPTPIMVLREARRIGLEAGLRYVYEGNVPGEEGENTYCYSCGCILIRRHGYQIIENKIKESRCPYCAAKIDGVGI
- a CDS encoding phenylacetate--CoA ligase; its protein translation is MSKSELQALQFKRLKRMLRYVYENSPFYKRKFDAMKVKPDDLRSLDDIVRFPFTTKEDLRLNAYPYGGAFLCVPREQIICWHMTSGTTGTPTIAPYTYKDYEVWMNVMARSYTAAGVRPGDIVMNIYGYGLFTGGIGFHQSAHLVGASVIPWSVGRTEALIKTMRDYHATVMTGTPSYQYYIAEKVKEMGLDPEKDLALRVTIPGAEMWTELMRKRLEEEFALKKRGGGARDVYGSTEMTGPGVGQECIYENGFHFWADHWYLEIIDPKTLEPVEPGEEGEMVFTHLTREGMPLIRYRIGDLTILDDEPCECGRKAFPRCKRIRGRTDDVIHFKGVKVFPSAVQEALFKFPEIKEYQIIVDRTKSLHDMIIKVEVSPYPSNEKSSSDLKEKVERELANIIFVRPTVEIVSPGTLPRYEGKSKRVVLKEPTAC